One Candidatus Krumholzibacteriia bacterium genomic region harbors:
- the rsmA gene encoding 16S rRNA (adenine(1518)-N(6)/adenine(1519)-N(6))-dimethyltransferase RsmA: MKEGRIPPLKRLGQNFLHDRRVIERILEALEASEGDFVLEYGCGTGALTRPLASSPARIVGVEVDRARLRELRGDEDFRNVEFREEGLEVLDPLSVACEYGVSSIKLLGNLPYQLTSTALFHCANGAGVLDRAVLMMQREVAHRVMASPGGRDYGILPALMQARLSVRKVVDASPAAFYPSPKVHSRVLCFRPLETSRVDDSLWDSYKALVKALFSERRKQMRSPLKKHYGLDDAGLEELTKRTGLDFRRRPETMEVEELALLTEKLPECAS; this comes from the coding sequence ATGAAAGAGGGACGCATTCCTCCGCTCAAGCGTCTCGGGCAGAACTTCCTTCATGATCGCCGGGTCATTGAAAGGATCCTCGAAGCACTGGAGGCCTCCGAGGGCGATTTCGTGCTGGAGTACGGATGCGGCACCGGTGCATTGACCCGTCCGCTTGCCTCCAGCCCGGCGCGCATCGTGGGCGTGGAGGTAGATCGTGCCCGGCTCCGGGAACTTCGTGGCGATGAGGATTTTAGGAATGTCGAGTTCCGGGAGGAAGGTCTGGAAGTGCTGGATCCCCTCAGCGTGGCTTGCGAATACGGAGTTTCCAGCATCAAGCTTCTCGGAAATCTGCCCTATCAGCTCACTTCCACGGCACTCTTCCACTGTGCCAACGGAGCCGGGGTTCTGGACCGGGCGGTTCTCATGATGCAAAGAGAGGTCGCTCACCGCGTCATGGCCTCTCCCGGCGGGCGGGACTACGGCATCCTTCCCGCTCTTATGCAGGCTCGACTTTCGGTGAGAAAAGTAGTGGATGCCTCCCCCGCTGCTTTCTATCCTTCCCCGAAGGTTCACAGCCGGGTGCTCTGCTTTCGGCCCCTCGAGACCTCCCGGGTAGATGATTCCCTCTGGGACTCGTACAAGGCCCTGGTCAAGGCCCTCTTCTCGGAAAGGCGAAAGCAGATGCGAAGCCCGCTGAAAAAGCACTACGGACTCGATGATGCGGGTCTCGAAGAGCTAACAAAGAGGACGGGGCTGGATTTTCGCCGCCGTCCCGAAACCATGGAAGTGGAAGAACTGGCTCTTTTGACAGAAAAACTCCCCGAATGCGCATCATAA
- a CDS encoding TatD family hydrolase: protein MLDSHAHLHREEFDADREEVVARLKAAGVRQVLEVGIDEAGGRKALALAREHDFLKVALGFHPHEASRWSPAILEELRNMIEDENCVALGEMGLDYFRDYSPRDLQDACFRDQLKLAHELDMPVIFHVRAAESDFLRIVDEIGPPRRAVLHAFSHEADFARDCLDRGFYLGIGGILTYPKSRLPEILRELSPERILPETDCPWLSPQPLRGKRNEPSHLIHVREKLAEIYGVSEERMDEINEASYAAFLGMA, encoded by the coding sequence ATGCTTGACAGCCACGCCCACCTTCATCGCGAGGAGTTCGACGCAGACCGCGAAGAGGTCGTGGCGCGCCTGAAAGCTGCGGGAGTGCGACAGGTCCTGGAAGTGGGCATTGATGAAGCGGGCGGCAGGAAGGCGCTTGCACTGGCCCGCGAACACGACTTCCTCAAGGTGGCTCTCGGCTTTCACCCCCACGAGGCATCCCGATGGTCTCCCGCGATTCTCGAAGAACTTCGGAACATGATCGAAGACGAGAACTGCGTGGCTCTCGGGGAGATGGGACTCGACTACTTCCGCGACTACTCTCCCCGGGATCTGCAGGACGCCTGCTTTCGGGACCAACTGAAGCTGGCCCACGAGCTCGACATGCCGGTGATCTTTCATGTCCGGGCGGCCGAGTCCGACTTCCTTCGCATAGTCGATGAGATCGGCCCGCCTCGCCGGGCCGTCCTTCATGCCTTCAGCCACGAGGCCGACTTCGCTCGCGACTGCCTGGATCGTGGTTTCTATCTCGGCATCGGGGGCATCCTGACCTATCCCAAGAGCCGTCTTCCGGAGATTCTCCGGGAACTTTCCCCCGAGCGCATCCTGCCTGAAACCGACTGCCCCTGGCTTTCTCCGCAGCCGCTTCGGGGAAAGCGCAATGAACCGTCTCATCTGATTCATGTGCGTGAGAAACTGGCGGAAATTTACGGAGTCAGTGAAGAGAGAATGGACGAGATCAATGAGGCCTCTTATGCGGCCTTTCTGGGGATGGCATGA
- a CDS encoding dicarboxylate/amino acid:cation symporter produces MKDSSGSKSSGRFILYLFLGMILGAVFGSLAAREFALITLVGDLFLSALKMLIIPLIASSMIVAVSGLGNVRNLGRIGASTLAYYLSTTVLAVILGLILVNLIRPGVGMPTDAALAREVAEYSFLDVIRGIIPNNFFGVIFTRVQVLPLIFFSLFLGSALTLIEGRGKVVQDFFEGLFHVSMKMTHLVVATAPLGVFALVASQMGRAGGWSGFLPVLQSLGLYSLTVLLGLMLHGVVTLPAILFFIARRNPLVFLKQVAEPLVLAFSTASSSATLPVTLETLEKKAGVDRRVGGFVLPLGATVNMDGTALYEAIAAVFIAQSYGIVLTLPAQITLVMTATLAAIGAAGIPQAGLVTMVMVLHSVGLPAEGIGMILAVDWFLDRCRTSINVWGDAVGAAVVEALMGRKGKSA; encoded by the coding sequence AAAAGCAGCGGGCGTTTCATTTTATACCTGTTTCTGGGAATGATCCTCGGTGCCGTCTTCGGCTCGCTGGCCGCCCGGGAGTTCGCCCTGATCACCCTGGTCGGGGATCTCTTTCTCTCTGCGCTGAAGATGCTCATCATTCCGCTGATCGCCTCAAGCATGATCGTGGCGGTTTCCGGGCTGGGCAATGTGCGGAACTTGGGTAGAATCGGAGCCAGCACCCTTGCCTACTATCTTTCGACCACCGTTCTCGCAGTCATCCTGGGACTGATTCTGGTCAACCTGATCCGCCCCGGAGTGGGAATGCCGACCGATGCGGCCCTGGCCCGGGAAGTGGCCGAGTATTCCTTTCTCGATGTAATTCGCGGCATCATCCCGAACAACTTCTTTGGCGTGATTTTCACCCGGGTGCAGGTTCTGCCCCTGATCTTCTTCTCGCTCTTTCTGGGAAGCGCGTTGACCCTGATTGAGGGTCGCGGAAAAGTGGTGCAGGATTTCTTTGAGGGTCTTTTTCATGTGAGCATGAAGATGACGCATTTGGTGGTAGCCACCGCGCCTCTGGGCGTCTTTGCTCTGGTCGCAAGCCAGATGGGGCGCGCCGGAGGATGGTCGGGCTTTCTTCCCGTGCTTCAGTCCCTCGGCCTCTACTCCCTGACGGTGCTTCTGGGTCTTATGCTGCATGGTGTTGTAACCCTGCCGGCCATTCTCTTTTTCATCGCCCGCCGCAATCCTCTTGTCTTTCTGAAACAGGTGGCCGAGCCGCTGGTCCTCGCCTTTTCTACGGCCAGCAGCAGTGCCACGCTACCGGTGACCCTTGAAACCCTGGAAAAAAAGGCCGGCGTGGATCGACGGGTGGGGGGCTTTGTCCTGCCTCTCGGGGCCACGGTCAACATGGACGGAACGGCTCTCTATGAGGCCATTGCCGCGGTCTTCATTGCGCAGAGTTATGGCATCGTTCTGACATTGCCCGCCCAGATCACCCTGGTGATGACCGCCACTCTAGCAGCCATCGGCGCCGCCGGGATTCCGCAGGCCGGTCTGGTGACCATGGTCATGGTCCTTCACTCCGTGGGACTTCCCGCAGAGGGCATCGGCATGATCCTCGCCGTGGACTGGTTCCTCGACCGCTGTCGCACGAGCATCAATGTCTGGGGCGATGCCGTGGGGGCCGCTGTTGTGGAAGCTCTCATGGGAAGAAAGGGCAAGAGCGCATAG